The Chanos chanos chromosome 6, fChaCha1.1, whole genome shotgun sequence genome includes a region encoding these proteins:
- the comtb gene encoding catechol O-methyltransferase B produces the protein MWLMLVVWFAGAAAVLYSLYCWVIPSAVQYNGKLALLWHDVIVEHLLDTLTRTTRPQRLLRAVQKNATRNNPLSVISAIDDFCRHREWAMNVGDEKGFILDSVVNEVSPVTALELGAYCGYSAVRIARLLPPGACLITLEFNPDYAAIARQVIAWAGLEDKVQLVEGASGDWIPRMKEHFGIETFDFVFLDHWKDSYLPDTKLLEECGLLRKGTVLLADNVICPGAPDYLEYVRKSLSYESRFFKSHLEYTKAEDGLEKSVYLS, from the exons aTGTGGCTCATGCTGGTGGTATGGTTTGCTGGAGCTGCAGCTGTGCTATATTCTCTGTACTGCTGGGTGATCCCTTCAGCTGTGCAGTATAATGGCAAATTAGCACTACTGTGGCATGATGTTATTGTTGAGCACCTTCTTGACACTCTGACCAGAACAACTCGACCTCAG CGGCTGCTAAGAGCAGTTCAGAAAAATGCCACCCGCAACAACCCTTTAAGTGTGATCTCGGCTATTGACGATTTTTGCCGGCACAGAGAGTGGGCCATGAATGTAGGGGATGAGAAAG GTTTTATCCTGGACTCAGTGGTCAACGAGGTGAGTCCGGTGACAGCGCTTGAATTGGGTGCTTATTGTGGATACTCAGCAGTGCGCATTGCCCGCCTCTTGCCTCCTGGTGCTTGTCTCATTACCCTAGAATTCAACCCCGATTATGCTGCCATTGCTCGTCAAGTCATTGCATGGGCTGGTCTGGAGGACAAG GTACAACTGGTTGAAGGAGCTTCTGGAGACTGGATCCCACGGATGAAGGAGCACTTTGGCATTGAAacatttgactttgttttccTTGACCACTGGAAGGATAGCTACCTGCCTGACACCAAACTGCTGGAG GAATGTGGGCTTCTTCGGAAGGGCACTGTGCTGCTGGCTGACAATGTTATCTGCCCTGGAGCTCCAGACTATCTGGAATATGTTCGGAAAAGCCTTTCCTATGAGAGTCGTTTCTTCAAGTCACACCTGGAATACACCAAGGCTGAGGATGGCCTGGAGAAGTCTGTGTATCtgagctag
- the grm6b gene encoding glutamate receptor, metabotropic 6b: MTLKHHTSLSCYNCVSFRSFRCCALTWIHLLWMLLVVLAPESWAHQGTQPHSIKIEGDITLGGLFPVHSRGPAGVPCGEIKKEKGIHRMEAMLYALDQINSDPDVLPNITLGARILDTCSRDTYALEQSLTFVQALIQKDNSDVRCSNGEPPIIPKPERVVGVIGASASSVSIMVANVLRLFAIPQISYASTAPELSDNNRYDYFSRVVPPDSFQAQAMVDIVKAMGWNYVSTLASEGNYGESGVDAFIQISREAGGLCIAQSIKIPREPRPGEFDKIIKRLMETSNARGVIIFANEDDIKRVLEAAKTANLTGHFLFVGSDSWGAKISPILNQEDVAEGAVTILPKRASIEGFDQYFTSRSLENNRRNIWFAEFWEDDFKCKLTRPGVRVDTGQRKCTGEERISRDSPYEQEGKVQFVIDAVYAMAHALHNMHLDLCPGATNVCDKMDPVEGGMLLSYIRAVNFNGSAGTGVMFNENGDAPGRYDIFQYQLSNTTNPGYKNIGQWTNHLRLNAEEMQWSGGDRQVPDSVCSFPCESGERKRMVKGVPCCWHCELCDGYQYLLDEFNCDTCPFDMRPTPNRTGCRPTPIIKLEWSSPWAIIPVFLAVLGILATSGVIITFIRFNDTPIVRASGRELSYVLLTGIFLIYLITFLMIAEPGVVVCAFRRLLLGLGMCISYSAMLTKTNRIYRIFEQGKKSVTPPKFISPTSQLIITFILISVQLLAIFIWFGVSPPHTIIDFEELRPPNPEFARGILKCDMSDLSIIGCLSYSIVLMVTCTVYAIKSRGVPETFNEAKPIGFTMYTTCIIWLAFVPIFFGTAQSTEKMFIQTTTLTVSMSLSATVSLGMLYIPKVYVIIFHPEQNVQKRKRSFKSVAQAATVSTHLSQKSNDKQNGETKIEPDRSQ, from the exons ATGACACTAAAGCACCACACGTCTTTGTCATGTTATAACTGTGTTAGCTTTAGGTCATTTAGATGTTGTGCTCTTACCTGGATTCACCTTCTCTGGATGCTGTTGGTGGTATTGGCCCCAGAGTCATGGGCTCACCAGGGTACCCAACCACATTCCATCAAGATTGAGGGGGACATCACACTGGGGGGGCTATTTCCAGTGCACTCTCGTGGACCTGCTGGAGTACCCTGTGGAGAAATTAAGAAGGAGAAGGGCATTCATCGTATGGAGGCTATGCTGTATGCTTTGGATCAGATCAACAGTGATCCTGACGTGCTGCCCAACATAACCCTTGGGGCAAGGATACTGGACACATGCTCCAGAGACACCTACGCATTGGAGCAGTCACTCACTTTTGTCCAGGCCCTCATCCAGAAAGACAACTCAGATGTGCGCTGCTCAAACGGTGAACCGCCCATCATCCCTAAACCCGAGCGTGTGGTTGGGGTAATCGGTGCCTCAGCCAGCTCCGTGTCCATCATGGTTGCCAACGTTTTGCGACTGTTTGCG ATTCCACAGATCAGTTATGCTTCCACAGCACCTGAGCTGAGTGACAACAACCGCTATGATTATTTCTCTCGAGTGGTACCTCCAGATTCTTTCCAGGCTCAGGCCATGGTGGACATAGTTAAAGCCATGGGCTGGAACTATGTGTCCACACTAGCATCAGAGGGCAATTATGGAGAGAGCGGAGTTGATGCTTTCATACAGATATCCAGAGAAGCAG GAGGTCTGTGTATCGCCCAATCCATCAAAATTCCTAGAGAGCCCAGACCTGGAGAGTTTGACAAGATCATTAAGAGGTTAATGGAGACCTCCAATGCCAGAGGGGTTATTATCTTTGCTAATGAAGATGATATCAA ACGGGTTCTTGAGGCGGCAAAGACAGCCAATTTGACGGGTCACTTCCTATTTGTGGGCTCTGATAGCTGGGGAGCCAAGATCTCTCCCATTTTAAACCAAGAGGATGTGGCAGAGGGAGCTGTCACCATCCTGCCCAAAAGGGCATCTATTGAAG GTTTTGACCAATACTTCACCTCAAGATCCCTGGAGAATAACAGGAGAAACATCTGGTTTGCTGAATTTTGGGAAGATGATTTTAAGTGCAAGCTGACACGACCAGGCGTAAGAGTAGACACTGGCCAAAGGAAATGCACAG GCGAGGAACGGATCAGCAGAGACTCTCCGTATGAGCAGGAGGGGAAAGTACAGTTTGTGATTGATGCTGTGTATGCTATGGCCCATGCCCTACACAACATGCATTTGGACCTCTGCCCTGGAGCCACAAACGTCTGTGACAAAATGGACCCTGTGGAGGGAGGCATGCTGCTTAGTTATATCCGAGCAGTTAATTTCAATG GCAGCGCAGGAACCGGGGTGATGTTTAATGAGAATGGAGATGCACCAGGACGTTATGATATATTCCAGTACCAGCTCTCCAATACTACTAACCCTGGCTATAAGAACATTGGCCAGTGGACAAACCACTTACGACTGAAT GCTGAAGAAATGCAGTGGTCTGGGGGAGACAGGCAGGTTCCAGACTCTGTTTGCAGTTTCCCTTGTGAAtcaggggagaggaagaggatggtGAAGGGCGTGCCGTGCTGCTGGCACTGTGAACTGTGTGATGGTTACCAATACCTCCTGGATGAGTTCAACTGTGACACCTGCCCCTTCGACATGAGACCCACCCCGAATCGCACAGGCTGTCGTCCTACCCCCATCATCAAGCTGGAGTGGAGCTCTCCCTGGGCCATCATTCCTGTTTTCTTGGCCGTGTTGGGCATCCTAGCGACCTCCGGCGTCATCATCACCTTCATCCGCTTCAATGACACGCCGATCGTGCGTGCTTCTGGCCGAGAGCTCAGCTACGTGCTGCTCACCGGCATCTTCCTCATTTATCTCATCACCTTCCTCATGATTGCCGAGCCAGGGGTGGTGGTGTGCGCCTTCCGCAGACTGCTGCTGGGTTTGGGCATGTGTATCAGCTACTCGGCCATGCTCACCAAGACCAACCGGATTTACCGCATCTTTGAACAGGGCAAGAAGTCAGTCACGCCCCCCAAGTTCATCAGCCCTACCTCACAGCTGATCATCACTTTCATTCTCATCTCAGTGCAG CTTTTAGCGATTTTCATTTGGTTTGGCGTGTCTCCCCCACACACAATTATTGATTTTGAGGAGCTGCGTCCCCCCAATCCGGAGTTTGCACGCGGTATCTTGAAGTGTGACATGTCTGATCTGTCTATTATTGGCTGCCTGAGCTACAGTATTGTCCTTATGGTCACGTGCACTGTCTATGCCATCAAAAGCAGAGGAGTACCTGAGACTTTTAATGAGGCCAAGCCCATTGGCTTCACCATGTACACCACCTGTATCATCTGGCTGGCATTTGTGCCCATCTTCTTTGGAACAGCTCAGTCAACTGAGAAG ATGTTCATCCAGACCACCACTCTGACCGTGTCCATGAGTCTTAGCGCCACTGTGTCTCTAGGCATGCTCTACATCCCCAAAGTATATGTCATCATTTTCCACCCGGAGCAAAATGTGCAGAAGCGAAAACGTAGCTTCAAATCCGTTGCCCAGGCTGccacagtctccacacatctCTCCCAGAAATCCAATGACAAGCAGAACGGGGAAACCAAAATTGAACCAGACAGATCTCAGTAA
- the otud5b gene encoding OTU domain-containing protein 5b isoform X1: MTILPKKKPTTTVGVNEHPEDADRRGSSDSHSHTHQHSHQLGGRAGSRPRASPPPWSYQAAPHTSREDRRIEATTRPQQASPQPVVAGSSVVQCEVNSNAVVTCVVGNRGELPCGTGVGSCCSGPGLSKRRRQTVCPSGMAGGGGGGPGTDPEEAAGGNNSEDEYENASRLQALDPATVEQQEEWFEKALGEKKGFVIKKMKEDGACLFRAVADQVYGDQDMHDVVRKHCMDYLVKNADYFSSYVTEDFTTYINRKRKNNCHGNHIEMQAMAEMYNRPVEVYQYGIEPINTFHGIHQNNDEPIRVSYHRNIHYNSVVNPNKATIGVGLGLPSFKPGYADQCLMKNAIKTSEESWIEQQMLEDKKRATDWEATNEAIEEQVARESYLQWLQDQEKQGRQVLIKTSSFLIPRKASATCSSATAASSSGFEDWSCRSPRQRSSAPSPEHPGPAHSETPSKPPSPPGATLMLPKPPSPCTPGPSNQCYVGQDRSSSSSLVSLYPSLGYHAIMQEMSPTAFGMTDWEDDEILASVLAVSQQEYLDNMKKNAMHRESSPDSS, encoded by the exons ATGACTATTCTTCCAAAGAAGAAACCGACCACGACAGTCGGTGTGAATGAACACCCTGAAGATGCGGACAGAAGAGGCAGCTCAGATTCGCACTCTCATACCCACCAGCACTCTCATCAACTCGGTGGCAGAGCTGGATCGAGGCCCCGAGCTTCTCCGCCTCCTTGGTCATACCAGGCCGCGCCGCACACGTCGAGAGAGGATCGGCGGATTGAGGCAACCACTCGTCCGCAGCAGGCCTCTCCACAGCCCGTGGTAGCAGGGTCCTCTGTCGTGCAGTGTGAGGTTAACTCCAACGCTGTCGTTACATGTGTAGTTGGAAACCGCGGTGAATTACCATGTGGCACAGGCGTTGGAAGTTGTTGCTCTGGACCGGGTCTGAGCAAGAGGCGGCGACAGACGGTGTGCCCCAGTGGGATGGCAGGTGGAGGCGGTGGAGGTCCTGGTACTGACCCCGAAGAGGCAGCCGGTGGCAACAACAGCGAGGACGAGTATGAGAATGCGTCAAGACTACAGGCTCTAGATCCTGCAACAGTCGAACAG caaGAAGAATGGTTTGAGAAAGCTcttggagaaaagaaaggatttgtgatcaaaaagatgaaagaggATGGGGCGTGTCTTTTCAGAGCCGTTG ctgATCAAGTATATGGGGACCAAGATATGCATGATGTGGTACGAAAACATTGTATGGATTACTTG GTGAAAAATGCAGATTACTTCTCTAGTTATGTCACAGAGGATTTCACCACATACattaacagaaagagaaagaacaattGTCATGGGAACCACATTGAGATGCAGGCCATGGCAGAAATGTACAATCGACCAGTGGAGGTCTATCAGTACGGCATAG AACCAATCAACACGTTCCATGGCATCCATCAGAACAATGACGAACCTATACGAGTTAGCTACCATCGCAACATTCACTACAACTCTGTGGTGAATCCCAATAAAGCCACCATTGGAGTGGGTTTGGGCCTTCCCTCCTTCAAACCAGGG taTGCTGATCAGTGTCTAATGAAAAATGCCATCAAGACCTCAGAGGAGTCCTGGATCGAGCAGCAGATGCTGGAGGATAAGAAGAGAGCCACAGACTGGGAGGCTACCAATGAAGCAATTGAGGAGCAGGTGGCTCGCGAGTCCTATCTGCAGTGGCTTCAGGACCAAGAGAAACAAGGAAGACAGGtattaataaaaacaagcaGTTTCCTCATT CCACGTAAGGCCAGCGCCACCTGCAGCTCTGCCACCGCTGCCTCGTCCAGTGGTTTTGAGGACTGGAGCTGCCGCTCCCCCCGCCAGCGCAGTTCAGCCCCCTCTCCAGAACACCCAGGGCCCGCACACTCTGAGACGCCTTCGAAACCACCCTCACCCCCCGGAGCCACGCTGATGCTCCCCAAACCCCCTTCTCCATGCACTccag GTCCCAGCAACCAGTGCTATGTGGGGCAGGACcgatcctcttcctcttctctagTGTCTCTCTACCCATCTCTTGGTTACCATGCCATCATGCAGGAAATGTCACCTACTGCTTTTG GCATGACAGACTGGGAAGACGATGAAATTTTGGCCTCAGTTTTGGCTGTTTCACAACAAGAATACCTCGAtaacatgaagaaaaatgcAATGCATAGAGAATCCTCTCCAGACAGCAGTTGA
- the otud5b gene encoding OTU domain-containing protein 5b isoform X2, translating to MTILPKKKPTTTVGVNEHPEDADRRGSSDSHSHTHQHSHQLGGRAGSRPRASPPPWSYQAAPHTSREDRRIEATTRPQQASPQPVVAGSSVVQCEVNSNAVVTCVVGNRGELPCGTGVGSCCSGPGLSKRRRQTVCPSGMAGGGGGGPGTDPEEAAGGNNSEDEYENASRLQALDPATVEQQEEWFEKALGEKKGFVIKKMKEDGACLFRAVADQVYGDQDMHDVVRKHCMDYLVKNADYFSSYVTEDFTTYINRKRKNNCHGNHIEMQAMAEMYNRPVEVYQYGIEPINTFHGIHQNNDEPIRVSYHRNIHYNSVVNPNKATIGVGLGLPSFKPGYADQCLMKNAIKTSEESWIEQQMLEDKKRATDWEATNEAIEEQVARESYLQWLQDQEKQGRQPRKASATCSSATAASSSGFEDWSCRSPRQRSSAPSPEHPGPAHSETPSKPPSPPGATLMLPKPPSPCTPGPSNQCYVGQDRSSSSSLVSLYPSLGYHAIMQEMSPTAFGMTDWEDDEILASVLAVSQQEYLDNMKKNAMHRESSPDSS from the exons ATGACTATTCTTCCAAAGAAGAAACCGACCACGACAGTCGGTGTGAATGAACACCCTGAAGATGCGGACAGAAGAGGCAGCTCAGATTCGCACTCTCATACCCACCAGCACTCTCATCAACTCGGTGGCAGAGCTGGATCGAGGCCCCGAGCTTCTCCGCCTCCTTGGTCATACCAGGCCGCGCCGCACACGTCGAGAGAGGATCGGCGGATTGAGGCAACCACTCGTCCGCAGCAGGCCTCTCCACAGCCCGTGGTAGCAGGGTCCTCTGTCGTGCAGTGTGAGGTTAACTCCAACGCTGTCGTTACATGTGTAGTTGGAAACCGCGGTGAATTACCATGTGGCACAGGCGTTGGAAGTTGTTGCTCTGGACCGGGTCTGAGCAAGAGGCGGCGACAGACGGTGTGCCCCAGTGGGATGGCAGGTGGAGGCGGTGGAGGTCCTGGTACTGACCCCGAAGAGGCAGCCGGTGGCAACAACAGCGAGGACGAGTATGAGAATGCGTCAAGACTACAGGCTCTAGATCCTGCAACAGTCGAACAG caaGAAGAATGGTTTGAGAAAGCTcttggagaaaagaaaggatttgtgatcaaaaagatgaaagaggATGGGGCGTGTCTTTTCAGAGCCGTTG ctgATCAAGTATATGGGGACCAAGATATGCATGATGTGGTACGAAAACATTGTATGGATTACTTG GTGAAAAATGCAGATTACTTCTCTAGTTATGTCACAGAGGATTTCACCACATACattaacagaaagagaaagaacaattGTCATGGGAACCACATTGAGATGCAGGCCATGGCAGAAATGTACAATCGACCAGTGGAGGTCTATCAGTACGGCATAG AACCAATCAACACGTTCCATGGCATCCATCAGAACAATGACGAACCTATACGAGTTAGCTACCATCGCAACATTCACTACAACTCTGTGGTGAATCCCAATAAAGCCACCATTGGAGTGGGTTTGGGCCTTCCCTCCTTCAAACCAGGG taTGCTGATCAGTGTCTAATGAAAAATGCCATCAAGACCTCAGAGGAGTCCTGGATCGAGCAGCAGATGCTGGAGGATAAGAAGAGAGCCACAGACTGGGAGGCTACCAATGAAGCAATTGAGGAGCAGGTGGCTCGCGAGTCCTATCTGCAGTGGCTTCAGGACCAAGAGAAACAAGGAAGACAG CCACGTAAGGCCAGCGCCACCTGCAGCTCTGCCACCGCTGCCTCGTCCAGTGGTTTTGAGGACTGGAGCTGCCGCTCCCCCCGCCAGCGCAGTTCAGCCCCCTCTCCAGAACACCCAGGGCCCGCACACTCTGAGACGCCTTCGAAACCACCCTCACCCCCCGGAGCCACGCTGATGCTCCCCAAACCCCCTTCTCCATGCACTccag GTCCCAGCAACCAGTGCTATGTGGGGCAGGACcgatcctcttcctcttctctagTGTCTCTCTACCCATCTCTTGGTTACCATGCCATCATGCAGGAAATGTCACCTACTGCTTTTG GCATGACAGACTGGGAAGACGATGAAATTTTGGCCTCAGTTTTGGCTGTTTCACAACAAGAATACCTCGAtaacatgaagaaaaatgcAATGCATAGAGAATCCTCTCCAGACAGCAGTTGA
- the mon1bb gene encoding vacuolar fusion protein MON1 homolog B: MERGNQENGIREEVKTDEPSSLKCTDQTVSKELTRTISSENHINSEDDDALVDENGMKASQERPLEPQTKDSTADNHLETEAPSDGRKEEETVDLPALSSVDSAGAHSLSISEDTTDSIHDDSGEFVVTMLARAKLEEQGMGVKGTSSPLLETGTAVGNPAHQDEDVTTERWRQHRKHVFVLSEAGKPIYSRYGSEEALSSTMGVMMALVSFVQSGDNIIRSVYSDEHTVVFMQRGPLVLVSVSSSRQSEQQLRTELLYVYNQIVSMLTQASIARIFEHKKNYDLRRLLAGSEKILDGLLNLVDSDPSFLLSAVHCLPLASSLRDSLSQILQKAITPNLVFSILIAKNQLLTIVQEKMVIDDARLDPSDLHLLLNLIGASSAFQAGEIWTPICLPNFNPDCYFYAYISYLDPPECTVCLLLLSTDKEAFYAVAECKRKIEEAMQSQNSLTAIAKAQSYSVSQVGVSDLRHFMYKPFDVPDNYRQLTQFTSPEMEAPYCSEEEKMRLLDLYRDMHSRIHSSSRPLKLIYHVAERETLLAWVTSKFELYTCFSPLVTKASAINAITKLLRWIKKEEDRLFIRYPPKYSTTPNPSKSSRGGKGGADHTDSTDNGVLPLL, from the exons atggagagaggcaATCAAGAGAATGGGATAAGGGAGGAGGTGAAGACTGATGAACCATCATCACTGAAATGCACTGATCAGACTG TTTCTAAGGAGCTCACCAGAACTATCTCATCTGAAAACCATATAAACTCAGAGGATGACGATGCCCTTGTGGATGAAAATGGGATGAAAGCGAGCCAAGAAAGGCCTTTAGAGCCACAGACAAAGGACTCTACAGCTGATAATCATTTGGAAACAGAGGCACCCTCTGACGgtagaaaagaagaagaaactgttGACTTGCCTGCACTTTCCAGTGTGGACAGCGCAGGGGCTCATTCTCTAAGTATTTCTGAGGACACAACTGACAGCATCCACGATGACTCAGGTGAATTTGTTGTAACTATGTTAGCTAGGGCGAAGCTGGAAGAACAGGGCATGGGTGTCAAGGGAACCTCATCCCCTCTGTTAGAGACTGGGACTGCCGTGGGAAATCCTGCTCACCAGGATGAGGATGTGACAACAGAAAGGTGGCGACAACATCGGAAACATGTGTTTGTCCTGAGTGAGGCCGGTAAGCCCATTTACTCCCGCTACGGTAGCGAGGAGGCCTTGTCCTCTACCATGGGTGTCATGATGGCCCTTGTCTCGTTTGTCCAGAGTGGCGACAACATCATTCGCTCTGTTTACTCAG ATGAGCACACTGTTGTGTTCATGCAGCGAGGTCCCCTGGTACTGGTGTCTGTGTCCAGCAGCCGGCAGTCTGAGCAGCAGCTGCGGACTGAGCTGCTGTATGTCTACAATCAGATAGTCAGCATGCTCACGCAAGCCAGCATCGCTCGCATCTTCGAGCATAAGAAGAATTACGACTTGCGACGTTTACTGGCTGGTTCCGAGAAGATCCTGGATGGCCTGCTTAACCTTGTGGACTCGGATCCAAGCTTCCTGCTCTCTGCTGTGCACTGCCTGCCTCTTGCCTCCTCTTTAAGGGACTCCCTCAGTCAGATCCTACAGAAGGCCATCACTCCCAATCTGGTCTTCTCCATCCTCATCGCCAAGAACCAGCTGCTCACCATCGTGCAGGAGAAGATGGTGATTGACGATGCCAGGCTAGATCCTTCGGACCTCCACCTTCTGCTCAACCTCATAGGAGCCTCCTCCGCCTTTCAGGCCGGGGAGATTTGGACACCCATCTGCCTCCCCAACTTTAATCCTGACTGCTACTTTTATGCCTACATCTCTTACCTGGACCCCCCTGagtgcactgtctgtctgctgctgcTTTCTACAGACAAAGAGGCTTTTTATGCTGTAGCTGAGTGCAAAAGAAAGATTGAGGAGGCGATGCAGTCGCAGAACTCCCTGACTGCCATAGCAAAAGCTCAGTCGTACAGCGTCAGTCAGGTGGGCGTGTCCGACCTGAGACACTTCATGTACAAACCTTTTGATGTGCCAGACAACTACCGCCAGCTAACACAGTTCACCAG TCCGGAGATGGAGGCACCCTACtgcagtgaggaggagaagatgaggTTACTGGATCTTTACAGAGACATGCACAGCCGCATCCACAGCTCCTCGCGGCCCCTCAAACTCATCTACCACGTGGCCGAGCGAGAGACTCTGCTGGCCTGG GTGACAAGCAAGTTTGAGTTGTACACCTGCTTCAGTCCCCTCGTTACAAAGGCCAGCGCCATCAACGCTATAACCAAACTGCTGCGGTGGATTAAGAAGGAGGAAGACCGGCTGTTTATTCGCTACCCTCCGAAGTATTCCACCACACCCAACCCTAGCAAAAGCTCTCGTGGAGGAAAGGGTGGGGCCGACCATACTGACAGTACAGATAATGGTGTTCTGCCTCTGTTATAG